From the genome of Actinacidiphila yeochonensis CN732, one region includes:
- the rpmG gene encoding 50S ribosomal protein L33: MAATDVRPKITLACVECKERNYITKKNRRNDPDRLEMKKHCPRCNAHTAHRETR; this comes from the coding sequence CGACGTCCGCCCGAAGATCACGCTGGCCTGCGTGGAGTGCAAGGAGCGGAACTACATCACCAAGAAGAACCGGCGCAACGACCCGGACCGTCTTGAGATGAAGAAGCACTGCCCGCGCTGCAACGCGCACACCGCGCACCGCGAGACCCGCTGA